Proteins encoded by one window of Aphis gossypii isolate Hap1 chromosome X, ASM2018417v2, whole genome shotgun sequence:
- the LOC126552153 gene encoding EF-hand domain-containing protein D2 homolog: protein MFSNLSFRERQYILKEFPELSPNLIKRYEKTFTRYDTDNDGYLDVEDLKGMMMVRGVPWTHSAIVRLIKDADEDGDGKLSFREFLITQRKNVEWARRVLCALPEIDVGRVGVKGAKKYFEAKQPMPIGTNHKNV from the exons atgttctcaAATCTTTCGTTCAGAGAGcgacaatatatattaaaagaatttcCAGAACTATCAccgaatttaataaaacgctatgaaaaaacttttactag atatgaCACGGACAATGATGGGTACTTGGATGTCGAAGATCTTAAAGGTATGATGATGGTGCGTGGTGTTCCATGGACTCACTCAGCAATTGTACGCCTTATCAAAGACGCAGATGAAGATGGTGATGGAAAACTGAGTTTTCGCGAA TTTCTGATAACTCAACGTAAAAATGTGGAATGGGCCCGCCGAGTGTTATGCGCCTTGCCTGAAATCGACGTCGGCCGCGTGGGCGTTAAAGGGGCTAAGAAGTACTTCGAAGCTAAACAGCCGATGCCCATAGGAACAAACCATAAgaatgtgtaa